The Microcoleus sp. FACHB-831 genome has a window encoding:
- a CDS encoding heme o synthase: MQEMMLGADVSRKHQNFLQVIHSYYQLTKPRIIPLLLITTAAGMWMASDGRVDPVLLLVTLAGGTLSAASAQTLNCIYDRDIDYAMERTRSRPIPSGRVQPRDALIFAIALGTLSFTLLAVFANLLSALLAMSGIIFYMGIYTHLLKRHTTQNIVIGGAAGAIPALVGWAAVTGELSWAAWLLFAIVFLWTPPHFWALALMIRDDYAKVGIPMLPVVEGEVATTRQIWVYTLIVVPITFLLIYPVGESGLVYGIFAALLGGIFIKKAWQLLQEPENKQLARSLFKFSILYMMLLCTGIVVDSLPITHQLSATLGANLHTLVSAIAVFQ, translated from the coding sequence ATGCAAGAAATGATGCTTGGAGCTGATGTCTCCCGCAAACATCAAAACTTCCTACAAGTGATTCACAGCTACTACCAGCTGACGAAGCCGAGAATTATTCCCCTGCTGCTGATTACAACAGCGGCTGGAATGTGGATGGCATCCGACGGACGGGTAGATCCGGTGTTGTTATTGGTGACGCTGGCTGGTGGTACTCTTTCTGCCGCATCTGCCCAAACGCTGAACTGCATTTACGATCGCGATATAGATTATGCAATGGAGCGCACGAGGAGCCGTCCTATTCCTTCGGGTAGAGTTCAGCCCCGCGATGCTCTGATATTTGCGATCGCTCTCGGTACTCTATCTTTTACTCTGCTTGCAGTTTTTGCCAATCTGCTCAGTGCTTTGTTGGCAATGTCCGGCATTATCTTTTACATGGGCATTTACACCCACTTGCTAAAACGCCACACGACGCAAAACATCGTGATTGGTGGTGCTGCGGGTGCTATTCCCGCCTTAGTGGGTTGGGCTGCTGTAACTGGCGAACTTAGCTGGGCAGCTTGGTTGCTATTTGCCATAGTGTTTTTGTGGACTCCTCCCCATTTTTGGGCGCTTGCTTTGATGATTCGAGATGACTATGCCAAAGTAGGTATCCCGATGCTGCCCGTTGTAGAGGGAGAGGTTGCTACTACTCGTCAAATTTGGGTTTACACGCTAATAGTTGTACCGATAACATTTCTGCTGATTTATCCTGTGGGAGAGTCGGGATTAGTTTACGGTATCTTTGCCGCCCTTTTGGGGGGTATTTTTATTAAGAAAGCATGGCAGTTATTACAAGAACCTGAGAATAAACAATTAGCGCGATCGCTCTTTAAATTCTCCATTCTTTACATGATGCTGTTGTGTACTGGAATAGTTGTAGACAGCTTGCCCATAACTCATCAACTGAGTGCAACATTAGGGGCAAATCTACATACGCTAGTAAGCGCGATCGCAGTTTTCCAATAG
- the ctaD gene encoding cytochrome c oxidase subunit I, translating to MTQVQLQENANVPAHGMEPAQRNWREYFGFSTDHKVIGIQYLVTTFIFYLIGGVLATAVRTELATPESDFVSPEVYNSLFTVHATIMIFLWIVPAGTGGFGNFLIPLLIGAKDMAFPRLNAVAFWMIPPAGLLLLASFLVGAPGAGWTSYPPLSIISGKAGEAIWIFSVLTLGTSSILAGLNFLVTIWKMRIPGMGFNQMPLFCWAMLATSALTLIATPVLAGALILLAFDLLVGTSFFNPTGGGDPIVYQHLFWFYSHPAVYIMILPVFGMISEILPVHSRKPIFGYKAIAYSSIAISFLGLIVWAHHMFTSGTPAWLRMFFMITTMIIAVPTGIKVFSWLATIWGGKLRLNSAMLFAMGFVSMFVIGGLSGVMVAAVPFDIHVHDTYFVVAHLHYVLFGGSVFGLYSAMYHWFPKMTGRMMNEAWGKVHFALTLIGFNLCFLPMHKLGMEGMPRRVAQYDPKFAAINLIVSIGAYILAVSTLPFLVNAIWSWMYGPEAGDNPWQGLTLEWMTTSPPPVENFESDPVLATGPYDYGYGDRRTQVEVPLSDAKDPVLSAGPSSVLRADPDPAVAAHPDDRQGESKNR from the coding sequence ATGACACAAGTACAGCTTCAAGAAAATGCCAATGTCCCTGCTCATGGCATGGAACCAGCACAGAGAAATTGGCGAGAATACTTTGGTTTTAGTACCGACCATAAAGTGATCGGGATTCAATACCTGGTCACGACGTTTATTTTCTATCTCATAGGTGGCGTACTAGCAACAGCTGTCCGTACCGAACTGGCAACGCCGGAAAGTGATTTCGTCAGCCCCGAAGTTTACAACAGTCTGTTTACGGTTCACGCCACCATAATGATTTTCTTGTGGATCGTGCCTGCCGGGACTGGGGGATTTGGGAACTTCCTAATTCCTTTGTTAATTGGGGCGAAGGATATGGCGTTCCCCAGGCTGAATGCCGTCGCCTTTTGGATGATTCCCCCAGCAGGACTGTTGCTCCTCGCCAGTTTCTTAGTCGGCGCACCAGGGGCAGGTTGGACATCTTATCCGCCGTTAAGCATAATCAGCGGTAAAGCTGGCGAGGCGATATGGATATTCAGCGTCCTCACCTTGGGTACATCTTCGATTCTGGCAGGCCTGAATTTTCTTGTCACTATTTGGAAGATGCGGATACCAGGGATGGGCTTCAATCAGATGCCTTTGTTCTGCTGGGCGATGTTAGCAACTTCCGCGCTGACGCTGATTGCTACGCCTGTATTGGCAGGGGCGCTGATTCTGCTAGCGTTTGACCTCTTGGTGGGAACTTCATTTTTTAATCCCACAGGTGGAGGCGATCCAATTGTTTATCAGCACTTATTCTGGTTTTATTCGCACCCAGCGGTTTACATAATGATCCTCCCTGTATTTGGGATGATCTCGGAGATTTTGCCAGTACACTCGCGCAAGCCGATATTTGGATATAAAGCGATCGCTTATTCCAGTATCGCCATTAGCTTCTTAGGCTTAATTGTCTGGGCGCACCATATGTTCACCAGCGGCACCCCTGCCTGGCTGCGGATGTTCTTTATGATCACAACCATGATCATTGCCGTGCCTACAGGGATTAAGGTGTTTAGCTGGTTAGCTACCATCTGGGGAGGCAAACTCCGCCTTAACAGCGCCATGCTGTTTGCGATGGGATTTGTGTCTATGTTCGTTATCGGCGGACTCAGCGGCGTTATGGTCGCTGCGGTTCCCTTTGACATCCACGTTCACGACACCTATTTTGTAGTAGCTCACCTGCACTACGTCCTATTTGGCGGCAGCGTGTTTGGCCTTTATTCTGCGATGTACCACTGGTTCCCCAAAATGACAGGCCGGATGATGAACGAAGCCTGGGGTAAGGTACATTTTGCCCTCACCTTGATTGGCTTTAACTTATGCTTCTTGCCCATGCACAAGCTGGGTATGGAAGGTATGCCCCGGCGCGTTGCCCAGTACGACCCCAAATTTGCCGCGATCAATTTGATTGTTTCGATTGGTGCGTACATACTGGCAGTTTCTACCCTGCCATTCTTGGTGAATGCCATCTGGAGTTGGATGTATGGCCCGGAGGCTGGTGATAATCCTTGGCAAGGGCTGACGCTGGAGTGGATGACTACATCGCCACCACCAGTAGAGAACTTTGAATCAGATCCAGTCTTAGCGACAGGGCCATATGACTATGGGTATGGCGATCGCCGCACCCAAGTTGAAGTGCCCCTCTCCGATGCTAAAGACCCCGTTTTGTCGGCTGGCCCTAGTTCCGTCTTGAGGGCTGACCCAGATCCAGCCGTCGCGGCTCATCCCGATGACCGCCAAGGGGAAAGTAAAAATCGCTAG
- a CDS encoding ATP-binding cassette domain-containing protein: MAPAVLIQNLQKRYGSVEAVKDVSFQVEAGEIFGLLGPNGAGKTTTLRCLCTLATPDAGKVEVSGISVVDNPRSARQRLGYVAQEVALDKVLTGRELLELQAALYHLPRKAAKQRINTVLDLLGLEEFADKKTGTYSGGIRKRLDLAAGLLHQPDVLVLDEPTVGLDIESRVVVWNFLRQLRESGTTVLITSHYLEEIDALANRVAIIDRGVVIAAGTPSELKDKVGGDRITLRIREFSPIEEAEKAKDMLQSLPFVQEVIINNAQGNSLNLVVKPQSDALMSIQQSLKEAGLPTFGIAQSRPSLDDVYLAATGKTLLDAELAAAGSRDLKAEKKQAMR, from the coding sequence ATGGCTCCCGCAGTTTTAATTCAGAACCTTCAAAAGCGCTACGGCTCGGTTGAAGCCGTCAAAGATGTATCCTTTCAAGTAGAAGCAGGGGAAATTTTTGGCCTACTGGGGCCGAATGGCGCTGGCAAAACCACAACCCTCAGATGCTTGTGTACTCTGGCGACTCCCGATGCGGGCAAGGTTGAGGTATCTGGTATCTCCGTAGTCGATAACCCCAGATCTGCACGTCAACGCTTGGGCTATGTGGCTCAGGAAGTTGCCTTAGATAAGGTGCTGACTGGGCGGGAACTCCTAGAACTGCAAGCCGCACTTTATCACCTCCCCAGGAAAGCGGCAAAACAGCGGATTAACACAGTCCTGGACTTACTAGGCTTAGAGGAATTCGCTGATAAGAAGACTGGTACTTACTCCGGTGGTATTCGCAAACGCCTAGATTTAGCCGCAGGATTGCTACACCAACCGGATGTCCTGGTTTTAGATGAACCTACAGTCGGACTTGATATTGAAAGCCGCGTTGTGGTTTGGAATTTCTTGCGCCAGTTGCGGGAATCTGGAACTACTGTTTTAATTACTAGCCATTATTTAGAGGAAATTGACGCTTTAGCTAATCGCGTGGCAATTATTGACAGAGGTGTGGTGATTGCTGCGGGAACGCCTTCGGAGTTAAAGGATAAAGTAGGAGGCGATCGCATCACTCTCCGCATCCGCGAATTCTCCCCCATCGAAGAAGCAGAGAAAGCTAAAGATATGCTCCAATCTCTGCCATTTGTCCAAGAAGTCATTATTAATAACGCTCAAGGTAACTCGCTCAACTTGGTTGTAAAACCCCAAAGCGACGCCTTGATGTCAATTCAGCAATCCCTTAAGGAAGCGGGTTTACCTACATTTGGCATTGCTCAATCCCGCCCCAGCCTTGATGATGTTTATCTAGCTGCTACTGGTAAAACTTTGTTGGATGCCGAACTTGCAGCAGCCGGAAGTCGCGATTTAAAGGCTGAGAAAAAACAGGCTATGCGCTAG
- a CDS encoding diguanylate cyclase, whose protein sequence is MIKISTEKKVTVSLAATLLFLSFVGGITYWSITRLNELAAQVTQSNQIIERLELLLSDLKDAETGQRGYILTGSEEYLKPHLMGVEATNQELQQLRQIIDNDPNQRQCLHKLEPLIATKLAELAQTIQLRKTEGFAAALQVVQTNQGKQAMDAIRAVVREMKANEQQRLQYQQLQRQRQTQIVTGVVGIGGLLAFTLVPLAIFAINRDLLKRKQAEALLVESEERFRQLSEATFEAIAITENGKVIDANSRFVQLFGYEIYEAIGKPMADFYPPQWMDLVKQEIAINDECCYEIEGLCKNGMTFPLEVRDRVISYKGRTARVMAIRDMTEPKKAEALLRKSEATNRALLKAIPDLMIRYTRNGTYLDIMPAKTFHLVNPQIARIGKNIVEVMPPELAQQRLHYIEQAFQTGEAQTYEFPVQLEDGLHYQEARITVSGEDEVLAIVRDISDAYGELRLRKLAEQALQQANQQLIDSVKQLEERNQEIALLASLSDMLQVCLTIDEAYRALAELVQPLFPEVAGGVFVISASKHLVEVVASWGDKALLSQAMFTPNECWALRRGRSHLVSLDQPGMRCQHIYKPFEAADGASAIHAAVPAETLCVPMMAQGDALGVVYLATAQRGWFTHAKEQLAVTVSEHIALALANLKLREALQQQSIRDALTGLFNRRYMEESLERELRRAERKQQSLGIIIFDVDYFKRLNDTYGHEAGDTVLRELGLFIQSQIRGSDIGCRYGGEEFLLILPEASLEVTRQRAEQIREGFKHLNLQNRRQPLGTVTMSLGVAVFPEHGLTGAAVIQAADAALYRAKHEGRDRVVSAISLS, encoded by the coding sequence ATGATAAAAATTTCGACAGAGAAAAAGGTAACGGTTAGCTTGGCTGCTACATTGCTATTTCTTAGTTTTGTCGGTGGAATTACTTATTGGAGTATCACCCGACTCAATGAACTGGCGGCTCAAGTTACCCAATCCAACCAAATCATCGAGCGTTTAGAACTCCTGCTATCGGATCTCAAGGATGCAGAGACGGGACAGCGAGGGTATATTTTGACTGGGAGCGAGGAGTATCTAAAACCCCATCTAATGGGGGTTGAAGCAACTAATCAAGAACTACAACAACTGCGGCAAATCATTGACAACGATCCCAACCAGCGGCAGTGCCTCCATAAGCTCGAACCATTAATTGCAACCAAGCTGGCTGAACTTGCTCAAACGATTCAGTTGAGGAAGACTGAAGGATTTGCGGCTGCGTTGCAGGTGGTTCAAACAAATCAAGGTAAGCAAGCAATGGATGCCATTCGTGCAGTTGTTCGTGAGATGAAGGCTAACGAGCAGCAAAGACTGCAATACCAGCAGCTCCAGCGGCAGAGGCAAACTCAGATTGTAACTGGAGTTGTCGGAATTGGTGGGTTATTAGCTTTTACCTTAGTCCCGCTGGCTATCTTTGCGATTAACCGGGATTTGCTGAAGCGCAAGCAAGCTGAGGCATTGTTAGTTGAGAGCGAGGAACGATTTCGGCAGCTTTCGGAAGCGACATTTGAGGCGATCGCAATTACAGAAAATGGCAAAGTTATCGATGCTAACTCGCGCTTCGTTCAACTATTTGGGTACGAAATTTATGAAGCCATTGGAAAACCAATGGCAGATTTTTACCCACCTCAATGGATGGACTTAGTGAAGCAGGAAATTGCCATTAACGATGAGTGTTGTTATGAAATTGAGGGACTCTGCAAAAATGGAATGACTTTTCCCCTAGAGGTGCGCGATCGCGTAATCTCTTACAAAGGGCGAACAGCCCGAGTCATGGCAATTCGCGATATGACTGAACCCAAAAAGGCTGAAGCCTTGCTCCGCAAAAGTGAAGCGACTAACCGCGCTTTACTTAAAGCCATACCAGACTTGATGATCCGCTACACCCGCAACGGAACCTACCTGGATATCATGCCTGCAAAAACCTTTCATCTGGTTAATCCTCAGATCGCTCGCATTGGCAAAAATATCGTTGAGGTCATGCCTCCGGAACTGGCGCAGCAACGGCTACATTACATTGAACAAGCCTTTCAAACTGGCGAAGCGCAAACCTACGAATTTCCCGTACAACTGGAAGATGGACTGCATTATCAAGAAGCCCGCATCACCGTTAGTGGTGAAGATGAAGTATTGGCAATTGTGCGAGACATTAGCGATGCCTACGGCGAGCTTCGCTTACGCAAACTGGCAGAGCAAGCTTTGCAGCAAGCTAATCAGCAATTAATAGATTCCGTTAAGCAATTAGAGGAGAGGAACCAGGAGATTGCCTTATTAGCCTCCCTTAGCGATATGCTCCAAGTGTGTCTGACAATTGACGAAGCTTACCGAGCGCTGGCGGAACTGGTGCAACCGCTTTTTCCAGAGGTAGCTGGAGGAGTATTTGTTATCAGTGCGTCAAAGCATCTGGTGGAAGTTGTGGCGAGTTGGGGAGACAAAGCATTGCTCAGCCAAGCGATGTTTACTCCTAACGAATGTTGGGCGCTGCGACGGGGGCGATCGCATTTAGTCAGCTTGGATCAACCTGGGATGCGTTGTCAGCACATCTACAAGCCTTTTGAGGCTGCTGATGGGGCATCGGCTATTCATGCAGCAGTACCAGCAGAAACTCTCTGCGTTCCCATGATGGCGCAAGGAGATGCTTTGGGCGTGGTGTATTTGGCAACAGCCCAACGGGGATGGTTTACTCATGCTAAAGAGCAACTAGCAGTCACGGTATCTGAACATATCGCTTTAGCACTGGCAAACCTAAAACTTAGAGAAGCCTTGCAGCAACAGAGTATTCGCGATGCACTCACCGGGCTATTTAATCGACGCTATATGGAAGAGTCCCTGGAACGAGAACTGCGGCGGGCAGAGCGCAAACAGCAATCTCTCGGCATTATTATCTTTGATGTGGATTACTTCAAGCGGCTCAACGACACTTATGGGCATGAAGCAGGCGATACAGTGCTGCGAGAACTGGGACTATTCATCCAATCCCAAATCAGAGGCTCCGATATTGGTTGTCGCTATGGGGGAGAAGAATTTCTGCTAATTTTGCCGGAAGCATCATTGGAAGTCACACGACAACGGGCAGAGCAGATTCGAGAAGGTTTCAAACACCTAAATTTGCAGAACCGTCGTCAACCGCTGGGAACGGTAACAATGTCATTAGGGGTTGCGGTGTTTCCAGAACACGGCTTGACTGGAGCGGCAGTTATTCAAGCGGCGGATGCAGCGCTATACCGAGCCAAACATGAGGGACGCGATCGCGTTGTCAGTGCCATTTCACTGTCTTAA
- a CDS encoding heme A synthase, with product MAESVLHNQGGDAGGEAPEAKLHSDVSLVAGAKKDTAAPASPTDKLRRLVFRMALATLILMAIGSATRVMNAGLACPDWPLCYGQLVPSKQMNFQVFLEWFHRLDAGLIGLGAIALAGLSWWYRRSLPNWLPWASTFALFLVVFQGVLGGLTVTQLLRFDIVTAHLGTALLFFCTLLAIGMAMLPYQGTGTVGKLPWIGCGAAILVYLQSLLGGLVGSQWALHQCFGAQELCAVMNSHIAGVVPATLATIAVVVMAWRTPALHPTLRQLANLAGWLLVCQIALGVATFRLHLQVEPLTVAHQAVGAALLGSLVAFTVLGLRDRAEFGVIPNLTPPSSPDYTSQAG from the coding sequence ATGGCTGAATCTGTACTGCATAACCAGGGGGGGGATGCTGGGGGAGAAGCCCCTGAAGCAAAGCTGCATAGCGATGTCTCCCTAGTCGCAGGTGCAAAGAAGGACACCGCTGCCCCGGCCAGCCCCACTGACAAGCTGAGGCGCCTTGTATTTAGGATGGCCTTGGCGACGCTGATTTTGATGGCGATAGGCAGTGCGACGCGAGTGATGAATGCCGGGTTAGCCTGCCCGGACTGGCCCTTGTGCTATGGTCAGTTGGTGCCCTCAAAGCAGATGAATTTTCAAGTGTTCTTAGAGTGGTTTCACAGGTTGGATGCGGGGTTGATAGGCTTGGGAGCGATCGCGCTCGCAGGATTATCATGGTGGTATAGGCGATCGCTACCTAACTGGCTGCCTTGGGCATCCACATTCGCACTCTTTTTGGTGGTCTTCCAGGGCGTATTGGGAGGACTGACCGTTACGCAACTGCTGCGGTTTGATATTGTCACCGCACACCTGGGTACAGCGCTATTATTTTTCTGCACCCTGCTAGCCATAGGCATGGCAATGCTACCGTATCAAGGCACTGGCACGGTTGGCAAACTGCCCTGGATCGGCTGTGGTGCTGCCATTTTGGTTTATCTGCAAAGCCTGCTGGGTGGACTGGTTGGTTCTCAGTGGGCGCTGCATCAGTGCTTTGGAGCGCAAGAATTATGTGCTGTTATGAACAGCCATATTGCCGGAGTTGTTCCGGCAACCCTTGCAACTATCGCAGTTGTAGTTATGGCATGGCGCACGCCAGCACTACATCCAACCCTGCGACAGTTGGCTAATCTGGCGGGTTGGTTGCTAGTATGCCAAATCGCTCTAGGCGTCGCTACTTTCCGATTACACCTCCAGGTAGAACCGCTGACAGTAGCACACCAAGCAGTAGGCGCGGCATTACTGGGATCGCTCGTAGCTTTTACAGTTTTGGGATTGCGAGATCGGGCGGAATTTGGTGTCATACCAAACTTAACCCCACCCTCAAGCCCGGACTATACATCACAGGCGGGCTAA
- a CDS encoding PspA/IM30 family protein: MGIFDANPFVIGTVANQKLIEQQYIKTQAEVNKWQRRAEIAMKKGREDLAREAIIRKQELSETAASIKAQIDQPTENTNNFNGNLPKSAIAPTSEDILEKSILNTRDAVKLAVSTLERMQHQHEQAIVEVKNYHHQAQVALQNDDENLTFQALINKAVGGRVATALQTQLEQQSVMVEILKRNLVALENIKQALNAQPEINHNSNQEESVIEAELYLPAADETGVSKSDDVVDVEWETLGTEIDQL; encoded by the coding sequence ATGGGAATATTTGACGCGAATCCATTTGTTATCGGTACCGTGGCTAACCAAAAACTTATTGAGCAACAATATATCAAGACTCAAGCTGAAGTTAATAAATGGCAGCGACGCGCTGAAATTGCTATGAAAAAAGGTCGCGAGGATTTGGCTAGAGAAGCTATTATTCGCAAGCAAGAACTTAGTGAAACTGCTGCTTCTATTAAGGCTCAAATTGACCAGCCTACAGAAAATACAAATAACTTCAACGGCAACTTACCAAAGAGCGCGATCGCTCCCACTTCTGAAGATATTCTAGAGAAGTCTATCCTAAACACACGGGATGCTGTAAAGCTTGCTGTATCAACGCTTGAGCGAATGCAACACCAGCACGAGCAAGCAATAGTTGAAGTTAAGAACTATCACCACCAAGCTCAGGTAGCTCTGCAAAACGACGATGAAAATTTAACTTTTCAAGCCCTAATTAATAAGGCAGTTGGCGGTAGAGTTGCTACAGCCCTACAGACTCAATTAGAGCAGCAGTCAGTAATGGTAGAAATCCTCAAGCGAAACTTGGTTGCTTTAGAAAATATCAAGCAAGCGCTTAACGCACAGCCTGAAATTAATCACAATTCTAATCAAGAGGAGTCTGTTATTGAAGCTGAGTTATATTTACCTGCCGCTGATGAAACTGGTGTCTCTAAATCGGATGACGTTGTTGATGTGGAATGGGAAACGTTGGGCACGGAAATAGATCAACTTTAG
- a CDS encoding heme-copper oxidase subunit III, whose amino-acid sequence MSSSTVEPSKAALNYHAAETTSEHGHHAEHPDLRVTGVIVFLIAESMIFLGLFTAYLAFRAVAPSWPPEGTERLELLLPGINTIILISSSFVIHNAETAIKKNDVAGLRTWFLITGIMGAIFLGGQIYEYSNLPFGLTTNLFASTFYVLTGFHGLHVTFGLVLIAGVLWRSLKQGHYSSEKHFGVEAAEIYWHFVDVVWIILFLLLYIL is encoded by the coding sequence ATGTCAAGTTCAACCGTTGAGCCATCTAAGGCTGCCCTCAATTACCACGCCGCCGAGACAACCTCGGAACACGGTCATCACGCAGAGCATCCCGATCTCCGCGTCACGGGCGTGATCGTGTTTCTGATTGCAGAGAGCATGATCTTTCTCGGTTTGTTTACGGCTTATCTCGCTTTCCGCGCTGTAGCACCAAGTTGGCCGCCAGAGGGAACCGAAAGATTAGAGTTATTGCTGCCGGGAATTAACACCATCATTCTGATATCAAGCAGTTTTGTTATTCACAACGCCGAGACTGCCATTAAAAAGAACGATGTAGCAGGTCTGCGGACATGGTTCCTAATAACTGGGATCATGGGAGCTATTTTCCTGGGCGGCCAGATCTATGAGTACAGCAATCTGCCATTTGGCCTCACAACCAATTTATTTGCCAGCACGTTTTACGTGTTAACTGGCTTTCACGGTCTGCACGTTACTTTTGGTTTAGTTCTGATTGCTGGCGTCCTGTGGCGCAGTCTCAAACAAGGCCATTATTCCAGCGAGAAGCACTTTGGTGTAGAAGCGGCTGAGATTTACTGGCACTTTGTAGATGTCGTGTGGATCATACTGTTCCTGCTGCTTTACATCCTCTAA
- a CDS encoding cytochrome c oxidase subunit II, whose amino-acid sequence MNIPSNITTLLVGIVLTLVSLWYGQNHGLLPVAASEEAPLVDGLFNMMMTISTGLFLIVQGTLIVSAIRFRRRKDDNTDGPPVHGNVPLEILWTAIPAVIVLVLAVYSFEVYNSMGGLDPMAHSVAHMKSDKHFAKMPGAAIAATLTDTENINQQASDEAMQDPATAAVRNKEIPQRRDASDIGVTSGRIGSSPDKQGTPPELVVNVTGLQFAWLFTYPDTGITTGELHVPAGRQVLLNITANDVLHAFWVPEFRLKQDAIPGRQNELVFTPNRLGTYTVNCAELCGAYHGAMKTQVVVETPEEFDSWVKEQQEVASKEALDQAVAVNSADRSASEFLATYAEEMGINSTMLEQLHTSGDREAHH is encoded by the coding sequence GTGAACATCCCAAGTAATATAACAACCTTACTGGTCGGCATAGTGCTGACCCTTGTCAGCCTGTGGTACGGTCAAAATCACGGTCTGCTGCCAGTTGCAGCTTCGGAAGAAGCTCCCCTAGTAGATGGACTGTTTAACATGATGATGACCATCTCGACAGGTCTATTCCTGATAGTTCAGGGGACGCTGATCGTTTCTGCGATTAGATTTCGCCGTCGCAAAGACGATAATACAGATGGGCCACCAGTGCATGGCAACGTTCCTTTAGAAATATTGTGGACGGCGATTCCGGCAGTAATCGTATTGGTATTGGCTGTATACAGCTTTGAGGTTTATAACTCGATGGGCGGCCTAGATCCCATGGCCCACTCAGTTGCCCATATGAAGAGCGATAAACACTTTGCCAAAATGCCAGGAGCAGCGATCGCTGCTACGCTGACAGATACCGAAAATATCAATCAGCAGGCTTCAGATGAAGCCATGCAAGACCCGGCTACGGCGGCAGTCCGGAATAAGGAAATTCCTCAGCGACGCGATGCTTCAGATATCGGCGTGACTTCTGGCCGCATTGGCTCCAGCCCAGACAAGCAAGGCACACCTCCAGAATTGGTGGTCAATGTCACTGGCTTGCAATTTGCTTGGCTTTTTACCTACCCTGATACTGGCATCACTACTGGTGAATTGCACGTACCTGCTGGGCGACAGGTGTTATTAAACATAACAGCAAACGATGTCCTCCATGCTTTTTGGGTGCCAGAGTTCCGCCTAAAGCAGGATGCAATTCCGGGGCGGCAAAATGAGCTAGTATTTACACCCAACAGGTTGGGTACATACACAGTAAACTGCGCTGAACTTTGTGGTGCCTACCATGGAGCTATGAAGACACAGGTGGTTGTCGAAACACCTGAAGAGTTTGATAGCTGGGTTAAGGAGCAGCAAGAAGTTGCAAGTAAGGAAGCTTTAGATCAAGCTGTTGCAGTCAACTCAGCCGATAGATCCGCTTCTGAGTTTCTGGCGACCTATGCTGAAGAAATGGGAATTAATTCCACAATGTTAGAGCAGCTCCACACTTCTGGCGATCGCGAGGCTCATCATTAG
- a CDS encoding ABC transporter permease, whose translation MSTTVTPPKSNIGLQPQSAGKVNVDAPPNLVGEFVQETLALTKRLFIQLQRRPSTLIAGIIQPFMWLVLFGALFQNAPQGLFGNSVSYGQFLGAGVIVFTAFAGALNAGLPVMFDREFGFLNRLLVAPLASRFSIVLASAIYILVLSLIQTAVIVAASAILGAGWPGLVGIGAIALIVLLLVVGVTALSLGLAFALPGHIELLAVIFVTNLPLLFASTALAPLSFMPHWLQVVATLNPLSYAIEPIRYLYLHGDWALSSIVMQAPWGGVTFGTALLVLLGFDAFVLLAIQPLLRRRFA comes from the coding sequence ATGAGTACTACTGTTACACCTCCTAAATCTAATATCGGTTTGCAGCCTCAGTCGGCTGGTAAGGTTAATGTTGATGCGCCGCCGAATTTGGTCGGCGAATTTGTTCAAGAAACTTTGGCTTTGACTAAGCGGTTGTTTATTCAATTACAACGGCGTCCTTCGACGTTAATTGCTGGAATTATTCAGCCGTTTATGTGGTTGGTGTTGTTCGGGGCGCTGTTTCAAAATGCACCTCAAGGTTTATTTGGTAATAGTGTCAGCTACGGACAATTTCTGGGTGCTGGCGTGATTGTTTTTACCGCGTTCGCCGGGGCGTTGAATGCTGGTTTGCCAGTAATGTTTGACCGCGAGTTTGGTTTTTTGAACCGCTTGCTGGTGGCTCCTCTCGCGTCGCGGTTTTCGATTGTGTTGGCGTCGGCTATTTACATTCTGGTGCTGAGTTTGATTCAGACGGCGGTAATTGTGGCGGCTAGTGCTATCTTGGGTGCTGGTTGGCCGGGATTGGTGGGAATTGGCGCGATCGCTCTAATTGTCCTGCTCCTAGTTGTCGGGGTTACTGCTTTGAGTCTAGGTTTGGCTTTTGCCCTCCCCGGTCACATCGAGTTACTTGCTGTAATTTTTGTTACTAACTTGCCCCTGCTTTTTGCTAGCACTGCACTCGCGCCCCTGTCGTTTATGCCGCATTGGTTGCAGGTTGTGGCGACTCTCAATCCCCTCAGCTATGCCATCGAACCAATCCGCTATCTTTATCTACACGGCGATTGGGCACTTAGCAGTATAGTGATGCAGGCTCCTTGGGGTGGGGTAACTTTTGGTACGGCGCTTTTGGTTTTACTAGGTTTCGATGCCTTTGTGTTATTGGCGATTCAACCACTATTGCGTCGCAGATTTGCTTGA